The DNA window ATGAAGAAATCTGTGCAAAACCTAAATTGTTTTAATGAAGTATTCAGATGTGTAAGTGTATTAAAATTTACAGTTATTTAATTACTCAGTACACTTGAAAATGTACTGTAATACTATAATTCAGTGCTTTACTCAAAGGTTTTACAGCATGACTTGTCCTGGATCAGAACTTGGTTCCAGAAAAATTCATGTCCTTAACCACTACACTCTCTGTTTGACCTTTATCCTAacccctgacctttgaccccaagGGTCACAGCTACAGCAGAAAATCCCCTGCATTTGTGCTGCCTGTGATGgagtgatgggggagtgacAGACACCCACACCACCGTCCCTAACCCTATACCCAACCCCCTCATAGTACCGGCGCCGCTTGGAGGCCGAGAAGATGCGTCTGGCTGAGGAGGAGCGGCTCCGTAACCAGATGAGCGCCAAGAAGGCCAAGGCCGAAGCGGAGCGAAAGCACCAGGAGCGGCTGGCACAGCTGGCACGCGAGGATGCCGAGCGGGAGCGCCGCCAGCGCGAGGAGGCACGGCGCAAGAAGGAGCTGCTGGAGCAGACGGAGAAGGCGCGGCATGAGCCTGTCAACGACTCCGACATGGTCGACAAGATGTTCGGCTTCCTGGGCACCACCAGCTCCTTCCCCGGCCAGGAGGGCCAGGCTCCTACGGGCTTTGAGGTAAAAGGAGTGTCtgcaccgcccccccctcccccgcccccccccccccaccatctccACCAAGCTCAGATCATTCAGCTGTTTAATTAAATTTCCCCAGAAAGTAATATTTCTGGGGTCTTGCTGAGTCCAGCAGGTTTTCCTGGGCTCCAAAGAGAACAGTTAGCCTATTGAGTTATGAGCGAAGTGGCTTAGTGCCCAGCTGGAGCAGAATGCATCCTCCTCTTGGTATCTGGAGGACTCTGACTGGAGACGTTATCAGTCTTATTCCAAGAAAAGAGTTTGGAAAGCGTGCCGATCGGCCGACATCTAGCTGattctctgtctgtgtgcattcTTTTGACAGGATCTTGAGCGCACCCAGAAGGAGCTTGAGGAGGAGGACCTGGATGAGGCCCTACCCCTccctgaggaagaggaagaggaccTGTCGGAGTACAAATTCGCCAAGTTTGCTGCCACCTACTTCCAGGGCACGACCACGCATAGCTACATGCGCCGGCCACTGAAGCAGCCACTGCTCTACCATGAGGACGAAGGTGACCAACTGGTAGGTCCCCCGCAGGTGTTCCCAGACCACCAGGCAGGGGGCATAACAGGGGctgaccttatcattagccaatgatatgttttgaatcggtgagtgacaagggagagggcactctgggggacaatcagctttcagctgggctGAATGCCCTTGTAGCCCCGCCCCTGCCACCAGGCCTGCCGATACACTATTACTGACGCTGACAACAGTCACTCCGCATCATTCTCTTGCTCCCTCCATCTGCAGGCCGCCCTGGCCGTCTGGATCACAGTGCTGAGGTTCATGGGTGACCTCCCCGAGCCAAAGTACCACACGGCCATCAGCGACGGCAGCGAGAAGATCCCTGTCATGACCAAGATCTACGAGACCCTCGGGAAGAAGACCTACAAGCGGGAGCTGCAGGCACttcagggggagggggaggtagGGAGGAAGATGGGAACCTCTGCTAGACCCCTACATCTCCTGCAGACTGTTATATCTACTTAGTGATGAATTCTTGTGGCATAAAAGCATCCGGTGCATTTTGACTCAGCCTTGTGTGGCGTGTAAATAGACTAGCTGTGCTAAGGGGTGATTTAGCACCTTGTAAACCTTTGTGTAAAGAGACCAGCTGTGCTAAGGGGTGATTTAGCACCTTGTAAACCTTTGTGTAAAGAGACCAGCTGTGCTAAGGGGTGATTTAGCACCTTGTAAACCTTTGTGTAAAGAGACCAGCTGTGCTAAGGGGTGATTTAGCACCTTGTAAACCTTTGTGTAAAGAGACCAGCTGTGCTAAGGGGTGATTTAGCACCTTGTAAACCTTTGTGTAAAGAGACCAGCTGTGCTAAGGGGTGATTTAGCACCTTGTAAACCTTTGTGTAAAGAGACCAGCTGTGCTAAGGGGTGATTTAGCACCTTGTAAACCTTTGTGTAAAGAGACCAGCTGTGCTAAGGGGTGATTTAGCACCTTGTAAACCTTTGTGTAAAGAGACCAGCTGTGTTAAGGGGTGATTTAGCGCCTTGTTTAACTTTGCACTTTCAAAACTTCATTCATCCTGTTGATTCTAATTCTAATCTACAAGTAGTTTTTTCAGATAGTGAGAGAACATCATTCAATActacaagatttttttttatatagaattTATATAAATTTAAAGAATTTATGACTTTTTATAAATCTTGTTTTCGCTAAGAAACAAACTGGAGAAACATCTGTTGATTAAATGCCTGAGGTATGGTCTTCTAGCCACCTAAGCAAGGCGACCATGATGCATCTTGACCATGTTGGCATGACAACAGCACGAAGTATAAACTGTCCCCGTCACTTTGCTCCACCTTCGCAGACGGGTCACATTGACAGTCACAAGAAGAGCAGTGTACGCCACAAGTTGGTATCGCTGACGCTGAAGAAGAAGTCGAAGAtcacagaggaggtgggtctggcCATTCTGCttgtttgtgtctgttgtttGGAAAATCATCAGACCTGGAGGTGACCATGATCTAAGGTGTTTCTGGGGTCTGATTCCAGGTGACCAAGCGTCTGAATGATGGTGAGTACACCATGCATGGCAACAGCATGCTGGAGGACCGACCCACCTCCAATCTGGAGAAACTGCACTTCATCATCGGCAACGGTATCCTACGGCCTGCCCTCAGGTCAGAACGAGATAGATATTCCATGGCTGATTCTCTCTGTGAGCACCATAGATATTCTATGGCTGATTCTCTCTGTGAGCACCATAGATATTCCATGGCTGATTTTATCTATGGGTGTTTAtcaatatgtgtacttgacAGTTTTTGTGTTCTCACATACCCATTTGACGTCATCTTCCATTTCTGAAGTTTAATTCCAATACTCAAAAACAAATTGGGTAAAAATCCTCAGATGGCATTCTTGCCCCACCTGAAATATCGAGGATGCATCGGGAGCATCCTGGCTAATGAGAATCCCATGATTTATCGTGTCCCAAATTTGTTATTGGGAGGCAAGTCAGCAAAAGGCTTTtgccaagaacacaagtaccGTCTTTGAGGTCTTGGTATTGAGAATCCGTATGAGTGCCATAGATAACAACTGGCTGATTCTCTCTGTGAGCACCATAGATATTCCGTGGCTGATTCTCTCTGTGAGCACTATAGATATTCCGTGGCTGATTCTCTCTGTGAGCACCATAGATATCCTCTGGCTGATTCGCTCCCTGTTGACTGCAGATAGCCACTGCATCCTCTGAGCACCATGGAAACTGTGGACAAAAGCCACTCACTTTCTGTAATGTCCCCATCGCAGAGATGAGATCTACTGTCAGATCTGCAAGCAGCTGACCCAGAATCCTTCCAAGAGTAGCCACGCCCGTGGGTGGATCCTTGTCTCGCTCTGTGTGGGCTGCTTTGCCCCCTCAGAGAAGTTTGTCAAAGTAAGACTCCTcagcaagtttttttttatatacttaaTGATGCAGAAAATCTCATGTGGTCAGAACAAGGTGTGTCGACCTCTCTGTTAATATTTACCTCTCATTCCTTTGCTATATTTCATTAAATTGCTCAATACCTTAATGTGATATACATTCTTTAATGTACAGCAAGCCTCATTGGATTTTAATTCTTGAGTTTAAGTATTTACTCAAAGGCTACCAGCTCTCTTATGGGGTCATCTGAGGTAGGGTTGCTGCTATTTTTAGGTCAAATTGACCTTTCTCTCTGACCCCACAGTATCTGAGGAATTTTATCAGTGGGGGCCCCCCTGGTTATGCCCCCTACTGTGAGGAGAGGCTGAGGCGGACCTTTGTTAATGGCACACGGACCCAGCCACCCTCTTGGCTGGAGCTCCAGGTATGACTTTTAGACCAATGAAATGGGTCACAGCAGATGATCACTGTTCCTTCATCGGTGGACCAGTGGGGATATTTCCTACCTATCTGTTGTTTTTCTTGTCTAATGCTGTCAAGGATGGTAAATACTCAGTGTAGCAAGTCCAGTGATAGTGATGTTCTGGCAGATTGGGTCTGGATTTATTCATTTTGGATATTTATTTACTTctcagtgtttttgtttttcaggccACCAAGTCGAAGAAACCCATAATGCTCCCTGTGACCTTCATGGATGGAACAACCAAGACTCTGCTCACTGATTCAGCCACCACAGCCAAGGAGCTGTGTAACGCCCTGGCAGACAAGATCGGGCTGAGGGACACCTTCGGCTTCTCTCTCTACATCGCCCTCTTTGACAAGGTGCACCATGTCTCTGCGTCCATCTGGGTGTTCTTCAGATCATACTCGTCATACTCATCATACCCACCATACATGTCCCTGCCAAAAGGTGTCCTCGCTGGGCAGCGGGAATGATCACGTGATGGACGCCGTGTCCCAGTGTGAGCAGTACGCCAAGGAGCAGGGCGCCCAGGAGCGCAACGCCCCCTGGAGGCTGTTCTTCCGCAAGGAGATCTTCACACCCTGGCACATCCCTGCCGAAGACAATGTGGCCACCAACCTGATCTACCAGCAGATCGTTCGCGGTGTGAAGTTCGGAGAGTACCGCTGCGACCGGGTGAGTGGCTCCATGAGACCCGCTTACTGGGTTCCCCCATACTCAAACTGACGGGGGGATTTACCCCCATAAATCTATAGAGTATAGAAACCAGAGATTTTACCACTACTGGATATGTCATTTAACATCTTTGCTTGATTAGAACAGtctcccaacctggtcctcggaCACCCCCAGACGGTTCACATTTTCATCAttgctcccccccagctcctaAAAGCATGGACTGTCTCGGGGTCCCTAAGGATGTGGTTAAGAAACAGATTGGATTAGAATGATTTACCTCAGGCCCCATGAATGGTATGTCTGAGAGGGTGCACTGCATGCGTGATGCAGTTCCATCTCCCCACATTAGGAGGAGGACCTGGCAGAGCTGGCCTCCCAGCAGTACTACGTGGACTACGGCTCCGAGATCCTGCTGGAGCGTCTGCTCAGCCTCATCCCGTCCTACATCCCCGACCGCGAGATCAGCTCCACCCGCACCCTCGAGAAGTGGGCTCAGTTCATCATGGCAGCACACAAGAAGGTGTGAAGGCTGTATCCCATGATGCTGTATCCCATGATGCTGTATCCCATGATGCACCTCTGTAGCTTGGCCTCCTGTGCGTACACACAGCTACGCAGGACAGAGGCAGGGGTAGCAAGGAAATCGGCAAAAATAATACGTTTATAAATGGACTTAGACTCAAACACTCTCTGCAGGCATAAACCGGTTTTTCTATGAGCCAgcaaaaaataatgttttgtcCAACTATACCCTGCCCTCAAGGGTAACCAGCTGGTGATGGACAACTACACAGTGGGTTAGTTTGTCCTACATGATATGCACTTTTGCAAGAACAGCCCTGCACTGTTTTGCCCattcacttcctgtttggccATTGATTCTCCAGGGAATCTATGCTCAAAAGAGGATGGACCCCCAGAAGGTCAAGGAGGAAGTGGTGGATTTTGCCCGATACAAGTGGCCTTTACTGTTTTCCCGGTTTTACGAGGCCTTCAAATTTTCAGGTACAGTGACTTTTCAGCGACAGCTGCTCTAAGATCATATGTCCTTGCGTGTGTTTAGCAAGCTAATGCTGATGTCCTGCTCCCTCAGGGCCCAGCCTGCCTAAGAACGACGTGATTGTGGCAGTGAACTGGACAGGGGTTTACTTTGTGGATGAGCAGGAGCAGGTGCTGCTGGAGCTCTCCTTCCCCGAGATCACAGCCGTGTCCAGCAGCAGGTACACCGTCATCCTGGCGTCTTCAGTGTTCCTGTCTGTTCCTTCCATGTTCCAGGAATGTCAGATTACCAAACATCACCAACTGGCGCAATACGCTTTACTGCTATTCATTTTTAACCTGCAACCCTCCGTCCGCTTGTATATTTAGGCTACATTAGTCTTAAGAGTTCCGTACTCCTTGTTTCTCCAGAGAGTAGTACTGTTGGTAGGTTCTGAGTCTGGGTGAAGGCTTCTGGGAGTCCAGCCACCTGTGGCACAAACTGGTGTCCCCTCCTTCCCCAACAGGGGGGGGAAGCTACAAGGACATAGCTTCACGTTGGCCACCATCAAGGGGGACGAGTACACTTTCACCTCCAACAATGCAGAGGACATCCGCGACCTGGTGGTCACCTTCCTGGAGGGCTTGAGGAGGAGGTCAAAGTTCGTTGTGGCTCTGCATGACAACCCCAATCCCAGTTAGTGCCTCATAGCTCCTGACAAATAACTACATGCCACCTAGTGTCCCCCCCCAGTGCAGTGGATGATATGGTATGAATGGTTCCCTGGCATGTAGCTGGGGATGACTCCACGTTCCTGAGCTTCCTCAAGGGGGACCTCATCCTGCTGGACCAGGACACCGGGGAACAGGTCATGAGCTCTGGCTGGGCACATGGCATCAATGACCGGACCAAGCAGAGGGGCGACTTCCCGGCCGACTGTGTCTATGTGCTGCCCACCATCACCAGGCCCCAGCCTGACGTTGTGGTCAGTTACCAGTCCACCCTGAACCCAAATGGTATCACATGAAACCCAATTGAACTGAATGAATATAGTTTTATTTGCAGCCCCCTCTCACGGCATTTCTTCCCCTCTCCCTGCGGCTTAGGCCCTGGTCACTATGACCCCAGACCAGCGCCAGAAGTCCATACGACTGACCCAGCTGTCCATGGCTGACAGCGAGGAGCGCATCAAGCCCTACACTCTGGAAGAGTTTTCCTACGACTACTTCAGGTGTCCTCCTGACCCCAGGCTGCACTTTCAGTTGTTCTTCATTTTATTCCTACCGGTTTCTTACCTTCATTTCTCTCCGGTACCCCCctgccaggcccccccccaaacacacgcTGAGCCGTGTCATGATCACCAAGAACCGCGGCAAAGACAAGATGTGGTGCTGCACCCGGGAGCCCATCAAGCAGCCGCTGCTGAAGAAGGTTCTCAGCCACGAGGAGCTGTCTCAGGAAGCCTGCATGGCCTTCATCAATATCCTTTCCTGCACTCTCCTCTCGAGGTGCTGCCAATCCCTGCATGTCCTGGATCTCATCAGCTGCTCCACCAAAGTCTCAACGGCATCATTGGTCTCGCATCCTTGACATCGATGGTCATCGGTGTCACCGTCCATCAGCGTGAAAACCTCAGATATGCTGAGCTGTTATGTTCCGCGCCCAAGGGCTCTGGTGTGTTGTTCCTTGACACTAGTTTCTGCACCCATCATGAAATACATGGGCGACTACCCATCCAAGCGCATGCGGTCCGTGAATGAGCTCACCGACCAGATCTTCGAAGGGGCCTTGAAGGCAGAGCCACTCAAGGATGAAATGTACTGCCAAATTCTGAAGCAGCTCACAGAAAACCATATAAAGTACGTGAAGGGTCTCCAGGTCTTCTAGCTGAAGCCTCGAGCTCAGAAAAACCACCTCTGTGGAGGAAGTAGCATGTGCTGTTCTCTTTGCAGTTGCATTATGGGATTTTTATGCGCAGGTATAGTGAGGAGAAGGGCTGGGAGCTGCTCTGGCTCTGTACGGGCCTGTTTCCGCCCAGCAACCTGCTGCTGCCCCATGTTCAGAGGTTCATACAGGCCAAGAGGCAGCACCCGCTGGCCTCGGACTGCATGCAGCGCCTGCAAAAGGCCCTGAGGTAAGACCGTGCGTCTGTAACACTGCGGCTCATTTTAATAGTGCAGCTACAGGCTATCAGCTAAGAATCTGACCTTATTAGCGGTGACCTGCGCGCAGTGACCTGCACTCTGCTCCCAGCATGTCCCCTCGTAGCATTTCACCTGCACACCTCAGTGACTCTTGTAGGGAGGACCGTCCAGATCTTCTGGGTGCTTGACAGGACTCATCCTGGGAATGACTGACTGCATCAAGCCACTCTGTGTgtacagaacccccccccccccgtggcaGTGATGAATGTGTGCGGTGGGTCTGCTTTCTGCTGACTCTTCACCCTCTGCCTCCCCACCTACGTCAGTAGCTGCGGCATACATTGTCTTTGTTTGATTCTTAAAATATCACGGTAAAATTCATCTCTTTTTAGGTACAAGGCCGTTTTTGCAGCCTCCcggctcccagcacacctgtacccgCTGTTTGGCTTTAGACTCACAGCCTTATACTGACGACTCTGAAATTTCTACTTGTGGAAAGCAGAAACGGCTCCCGGAAGTATCCGCCCCACCTGGTGGAGGTGGAGGCCATCCAGCACAAGACCACGCAGATCTTCCACAAAGTGTATTTCCCCGACGACACAGACGAGGTGAACATCCTTGTCCAGACCAGGTCCAGTTCTGGGTCAAAATGAAATCAGCACCGAATTACCCAATAGATGAAAGGGTCCTGCCAGCCTGCATTATCTGATTGAATTGGCCATCTTTTAGAACATTATGTCCCTGGGCTATAATTTTATCCTGTAATATATATGTGTACCAAGGAGGTTATTTAATATCAGTAACAAAATCCATTAGTGAAATGTGTTCTGCAGGCAAAAAAATAGCACTCCCTAATCATGATGAAGCATTATCTGCTCTTAGAGACTGTAATATCCTGTTATTAAGTGCTAATTATATGGGCAGAGATTACAGAGGGGATGGATTCTGTAATTAATTGGATATGCCTGAAAAACACTGATAATTATATTCTAATTTAGTTGTTCTAAATAGATCTGCCTCTAATTATTTCTCCAAATTTTTCTAAGTAATTGTCTGACTGGGGTTATGGGACAGTGGTATTGCAAAATGGAATAATTTttataatggattttttttttgtaatttgttgTAGGCTTTTGAGGTGGAGTCAAGCACAAAGGCCAAAGATTTCTGCCTGAACATCTCCAGCCGCCTGCTGTTGAAGTCCTCCGAGGGCTTCAGCTTATTTGTAAAGATCTCCGACAAGGTAGGACCCGGAATGAAAGAGGCAATTCGAGAAGGTCAATGAGGATCATGGTGAGATGGAATCTGATGTCACAATGAGTCCTGGAGGCTTTGCGAGGaagctgagaggaagcagagAGCGTCTGAAGCTGGCTCGTTCTGCTCAGACTTTATGAAGCTGGTGTACGAGGCTGCTGGAGGGTGAAGAGATTGAAGCTGGACTCTGCTTTTCAGGTGATCAGCGTGCCAGAAGGGGATTTTTTCTTTGATTTCGTCAGGCACCTCACGGACTGGATCAAGAAAGCTCGGCCTGTAAAGGATGGTAAAGCCCTAATCCAGCTTAATCCTCTTTGAGAGTCAGGTCAGCTCTCTCCCCTGCTCTTCCCACCTAAACAGCGTGTGTGCTCTGTCTGTTTTAGGCATAGTGCCCTCATTGACCTACCAGGTATTCTTCATGAAGAAACTGTGGACCAACACTGTCCCAGGGAAGGACTCATTTGCAGATTCCATTTTTCACTACTACCAGGTGATTCGTCTTTGGATCCCCGTGTATTTTCCTTCACTAATAGCGTCGGTGTTGTGAAGACAGTGCTGCCCCTTAACTGGCTCTCCTGTCCCACACGGTCCTCCTCAGGAGCTCCCCAAATACCTGCGCGGCTACCACAAGTGCTCGCGCGACGAGATCTTCCAGCTGGCCGCACTCATCTACCGCGTCAAGTTCGAGGACGACAAGTCTCACTTCCCCAGTATCCCCAAGATGCTGAGAGAGCTGGTTCCTCAAGACCTGATTAGGCAGATGTCCCCTGACGACTGGAAACGCGTGAGCGGACACGGGACTCGCCGTTCATCCTTAAATATAGTCATtagtccatccatctgtccatccatccatccagtcattagtccatcaatcaatccatccTTCCGCAATCACTCATGGAACAGTGCGTTTCCACACATGCATGATCTTTAGAGTGGTGTttctcagtcctgttcctggAGGACCctctgccagaatgttttcattccaccCACACTACTTTCAACCTaccacattcattattagcctattaaggGCCATCTTAACCTGATTAAGGTGGGTTGGAAAGAGAATGTTGTGGCACGGGGGGTCCTTCCAGGAAATGGATTGAGAACCAACGCTTTAGAGTCATTCTTTGTGTGTGGACAACACCACGTCACACAGAGATCTCTGCCATGTGTTTGTGCAGTCCGTGGTGGCGTACTTCAacaagcatgctgggaaatcacGGGAGGAGGCCAAGCTGATGTTCCTCAAAATCATTTTCAAGTGGCCAACGTTTGGATCGGCCTTCTTCGAGGTGAAGGTAATCAGTTTGCCTCCGGGATGGCTGTGGATGTTTTTGTGTCCAGAGGAGTGATTGAGCTTCACTGTCGTCACCTTGTCTGGGTGTTTCACATCTGTTCGGGGTTTACCATGAGAACACCAGAACAATTAATGCCTACACTATTTTCTAGCAAACTACAGAGCCAAATTTCCCAGAGATCCTCCTGATAGCGATTAACAAGCATGGCGTCAGCCTCATCGACCCAAAGAGCAAGGTAACTGAGACTCTGTTGTTATGTTCGAGGattatgtgcgtgtgtgtgtgtgtgttcaaggCTGTGTGCGTCTGCATTGATCCTGCAGGACATCCTGATCACGCACCCCTTCACCAAGATCTCCAACTGGAGCAGCGGGAACACATACTTCCACATCACCATTGGCAACCTGGTCCGAGGCAGCAAGTTGCTCTGTGAGACCTCGCTGGTGAGGAAGCCGCCTGTTTAGAAGAGCAGGTTTCGGTTCCAGCTGAAGCTGGTCATGGTGGCTCCTACTTTCAGATGTTCAAATGATAATTCAGTAATGAAATTTCTTCATTGAAAATGTTTGTTAAAGGAAACCCGATAGTGAAAACCCCTGCGATTTGCGGTCTGCACACAGGGCTACAAGATGGATGACCTCCTGACCTCGTATATCAGCCAGATGCTGACCACCATGAGCAAACAACGGGGTGCTCGTGTCAACAGCAAGTGAACTGATTATTGGCTGAGAGCTATGGAGCTTCTCAGGCTGCTCCGCCCCCTGGGCCAGCCCTGCAGCTGGGGCCACACCTACTCCGCCCGTGTATGGAGAATGAGTcgaagcccctcccccagcaccaTTGGCTCTGACATCGACGAGCCCGCCCCCTCATCTCCTTCCAGTGAGGATGACTACCTCTGAGCTTCCCCTTTCTCCCTTGTTC is part of the Paramormyrops kingsleyae isolate MSU_618 chromosome 17, PKINGS_0.4, whole genome shotgun sequence genome and encodes:
- the myo7aa gene encoding myosin VIIAa isoform X2; protein product: MYKRRDYVELYEKDQAKWALLRNVNTVFKHSTLLPGDYVWLDLKAGKEFGVPIGAVVKLCDSGQIQVLDDEGNEHWISPQNATNIKPMHPTSIHGVEDMIRLGDLNEAGILRNLLIRYREHLIYTYTGSILVAVNPYQLLPIYSADQIRLYTNKKIGEMPPHIFAIADNCYFNMQRNNKDQCCIISGESGAGKTESTKLILQFLAAISGQHSWIEQQVLEANPILEAFGNAKTIRNDNSSRFGKYIDIHFNKRGAIEGAKIEQYLLEKSRVCRQARDERNYHIFYCMLKGMTPEQKKKLGLGKATDYTYLTIGNCTVCDGRDDMKEYSNIRSAMKVLMFTDTENWEISKLLAAILHLGNLRYEARTYDNLDACEVVRCPDLITAATLLEVDPKDLMNCLTSRTIITRGETVSTPLSMEQALDVRDAFVKGIYGRLFVWIVDKINAAIYKPPSTEPKAVRRSIGLLDIFGFENFTNNSFEQLCINFANENLQQFFVRHVFKLEQEEYNLENINWQHIEFTDNQDALDMIAIKPMNIISLIDEESKFPKGTDTTMLNKLNSQHKLNTNYIPPKNTYETQFGIQHFAGVVYYETRGFLEKNRDTLHGDIIQLVHSSRNKFIKQIFQADVAMGAETRKRSPTLSSQFKRSLELLMRTLSVCQPFFVRCIKPNEFKKPMLFDRELCVRQLRYSGMMETIRIRRAGYPIRYTFVEFVDRYRVLMPGVKPAYKQEDLRGTCQRIAEAVLGRDDDWQMGKTKIFLKDHHDMLLEIERDKAITDKVILIQKVVRGFKDRSNFLKMRKSALFIQKTWRGYYCRKNYSAMRVGFSRLQALYRSRKLYVTYHVTRQRITHFQARGRGFLVRRAFRHRLWAVITIQAYTRGMIARRLYRRLKGEYRRRLEAEKMRLAEEERLRNQMSAKKAKAEAERKHQERLAQLAREDAERERRQREEARRKKELLEQTEKARHEPVNDSDMVDKMFGFLGTTSSFPGQEGQAPTGFEDLERTQKELEEEDLDEALPLPEEEEEDLSEYKFAKFAATYFQGTTTHSYMRRPLKQPLLYHEDEGDQLAALAVWITVLRFMGDLPEPKYHTAISDGSEKIPVMTKIYETLGKKTYKRELQALQGEGETGHIDSHKKSSVRHKLVSLTLKKKSKITEEVTKRLNDGEYTMHGNSMLEDRPTSNLEKLHFIIGNGILRPALRDEIYCQICKQLTQNPSKSSHARGWILVSLCVGCFAPSEKFVKYLRNFISGGPPGYAPYCEERLRRTFVNGTRTQPPSWLELQATKSKKPIMLPVTFMDGTTKTLLTDSATTAKELCNALADKIGLRDTFGFSLYIALFDKVSSLGSGNDHVMDAVSQCEQYAKEQGAQERNAPWRLFFRKEIFTPWHIPAEDNVATNLIYQQIVRGVKFGEYRCDREEDLAELASQQYYVDYGSEILLERLLSLIPSYIPDREISSTRTLEKWAQFIMAAHKKGIYAQKRMDPQKVKEEVVDFARYKWPLLFSRFYEAFKFSGPSLPKNDVIVAVNWTGVYFVDEQEQVLLELSFPEITAVSSSRGGKLQGHSFTLATIKGDEYTFTSNNAEDIRDLVVTFLEGLRRRSKFVVALHDNPNPTGDDSTFLSFLKGDLILLDQDTGEQVMSSGWAHGINDRTKQRGDFPADCVYVLPTITRPQPDVVALVTMTPDQRQKSIRLTQLSMADSEERIKPYTLEEFSYDYFRPPPKHTLSRVMITKNRGKDKMWCCTREPIKQPLLKKVLSHEELSQEACMAFITIMKYMGDYPSKRMRSVNELTDQIFEGALKAEPLKDEMYCQILKQLTENHIKYSEEKGWELLWLCTGLFPPSNLLLPHVQRFIQAKRQHPLASDCMQRLQKALSRNGSRKYPPHLVEVEAIQHKTTQIFHKVYFPDDTDEAFEVESSTKAKDFCLNISSRLLLKSSEGFSLFVKISDKVISVPEGDFFFDFVRHLTDWIKKARPVKDGIVPSLTYQVFFMKKLWTNTVPGKDSFADSIFHYYQELPKYLRGYHKCSRDEIFQLAALIYRVKFEDDKSHFPSIPKMLRELVPQDLIRQMSPDDWKRSVVAYFNKHAGKSREEAKLMFLKIIFKWPTFGSAFFEVKQTTEPNFPEILLIAINKHGVSLIDPKSKDILITHPFTKISNWSSGNTYFHITIGNLVRGSKLLCETSLGYKMDDLLTSYISQMLTTMSKQRGARVNSK
- the myo7aa gene encoding myosin VIIAa isoform X3; translated protein: MYKRRDYVELYEKDQAKWALLRNVNTVFKHSTLLPGDYVWLDLKAGKEFGVPIGAVVKLCDSGQIQVLDDEGNEHWISPQNATNIKPMHPTSIHGVEDMIRLGDLNEAGILRNLLIRYREHLIYTYTGSILVAVNPYQLLPIYSADQIRLYTNKKIGEMPPHIFAIADNCYFNMQRNNKDQCCIISGESGAGKTESTKLILQFLAAISGQHSWIEQQVLEANPILEAFGNAKTIRNDNSSRFGKYIDIHFNKRGAIEGAKIEQYLLEKSRVCRQARDERNYHIFYCMLKGMTPEQKKKLGLGKATDYTYLTIGNCTVCDGRDDMKEYSNIRSAMKVLMFTDTENWEISKLLAAILHLGNLRYEARTYDNLDACEVVRCPDLITAATLLEVDPKDLMNCLTSRTIITRGETVSTPLSMEQALDVRDAFVKGIYGRLFVWIVDKINAAIYKPPSTEPKAVRRSIGLLDIFGFENFTNNSFEQLCINFANENLQQFFVRHVFKLEQEEYNLENINWQHIEFTDNQDALDMIAIKPMNIISLIDEESKFPKGTDTTMLNKLNSQHKLNTNYIPPKNTYETQFGIQHFAGVVYYETRGFLEKNRDTLHGDIIQLVHSSRNKFIKQIFQADVAMGAETRKRSPTLSSQFKRSLELLMRTLSVCQPFFVRCIKPNEFKKPMLFDRELCVRQLRYSGMMETIRIRRAGYPIRYTFVEFVDRYRVLMPGVKPAYKQEDLRGTCQRIAEAVLGRDDDWQMGKTKIFLKDHHDMLLEIERDKAITDKVILIQKVVRGFKDRSNFLKMRKSALFIQKTWRGYYCRKNYSAMRVGFSRLQALYRSRKLYVTYHVTRQRITHFQARGRGFLVRRAFRHRLWAVITIQAYTRGMIARRLYRRLKGEYRRRLEAEKMRLAEEERLRNQMSAKKAKAEAERKHQERLAQLAREDAERERRQREEARRKKELLEQTEKARHEPVNDSDMVDKMFGFLGTTSSFPGQEGQAPTGFEDLERTQKELEEEDLDEALPLPEEEEEDLSEYKFAKFAATYFQGTTTHSYMRRPLKQPLLYHEDEGDQLAALAVWITVLRFMGDLPEPKYHTAISDGSEKIPVMTKIYETLGKKTYKRELQALQGEGETGHIDSHKKSSVRHKLVSLTLKKKSKITEEVTKRLNDGEYTMHGNSMLEDRPTSNLEKLHFIIGNGILRPALRDEIYCQICKQLTQNPSKSSHARGWILVSLCVGCFAPSEKFVKYLRNFISGGPPGYAPYCEERLRRTFVNGTRTQPPSWLELQATKSKKPIMLPVTFMDGTTKTLLTDSATTAKELCNALADKIGLRDTFGFSLYIALFDKVSSLGSGNDHVMDAVSQCEQYAKEQGAQERNAPWRLFFRKEIFTPWHIPAEDNVATNLIYQQIVRGVKFGEYRCDREEDLAELASQQYYVDYGSEILLERLLSLIPSYIPDREISSTRTLEKWAQFIMAAHKKGIYAQKRMDPQKVKEEVVDFARYKWPLLFSRFYEAFKFSGPSLPKNDVIVAVNWTGVYFVDEQEQVLLELSFPEITAVSSSRGGKLQGHSFTLATIKGDEYTFTSNNAEDIRDLVVTFLEGLRRRSKFVVALHDNPNPTGDDSTFLSFLKGDLILLDQDTGEQVMSSGWAHGINDRTKQRGDFPADCVYVLPTITRPQPDVVALVTMTPDQRQKSIRLTQLSMADSEERIKPYTLEEFSYDYFRPPPKHTLSRVMITKNRGKDKMWCCTREPIKQPLLKKVLSHEELSQEACMAFITIMKYMGDYPSKRMRSVNELTDQIFEGALKAEPLKDEMYCQILKQLTENHIKYSEEKGWELLWLCTGLFPPSNLLLPHVQRFIQAKRQHPLASDCMQRLQKALRNGSRKYPPHLVEVEAIQHKTTQIFHKVYFPDDTDEAFEVESSTKAKDFCLNISSRLLLKSSEGFSLFVKISDKVISVPEGDFFFDFVRHLTDWIKKARPVKDGIVPSLTYQVFFMKKLWTNTVPGKDSFADSIFHYYQELPKYLRGYHKCSRDEIFQLAALIYRVKFEDDKSHFPSIPKMLRELVPQDLIRQMSPDDWKRSVVAYFNKHAGKSREEAKLMFLKIIFKWPTFGSAFFEVKQTTEPNFPEILLIAINKHGVSLIDPKSKDILITHPFTKISNWSSGNTYFHITIGNLVRGSKLLCETSLGYKMDDLLTSYISQMLTTMSKQRGARVNSK